The Catellatospora citrea DNA segment CCGACGGCTTGGACCGCAGCACCTCCTCCAGCACCGCGGCGTAGTTGTCGACCAGCTGCTCAGCAGTGAACGACGCCTTACCGATGATCAGGTGCAGGTTCGAGTGCTTGTCCACGCGGAAGGTGATCTTTCCGCCCTTGATGTCGGAGACCGCCTTGGCGATGTCCATGGTGACCGTGCCGGTCTTCGGGTTCGGCATGAGGCCGCGCGGGCCCAGGATCCGCGCGATCCGACCGATCTTGGCCATCTGGTCCGGCGTCGCGATCGCGGCGTCGAAGTCCAGCCAGCCTTCCTGAATGCGAGCCACCAGCTCGTCGGTCCCGACGGCGTCGGCGCCGGCGGCGGTCGCCTCGGCGGCCTTCTCGCCGGAGGCGAAGACGATCACGCGGGCGGTCTTACCGGTGCCGTGCGGCAGGTTGACCACGCCGCGGACCATCTGGTCCGCCTTGCGGGGGTCGACGCCGAGGCGCATCGCGACCTCGACCGTGGCGTCGAACTTGACCTTGGTGGTGCCCTTCGCCAGCTTGATGGCCTCGACCGGGGTGTACAGCTTGTCCCGGTCGACCTGCTCAGCGGACGAGTTGTAGCTCTTGCCGTGCTTCATTCTCAGATCTCCTGTGGTTGTGTCGAGCCCTGCCGGGCCCTCCCACGAAACATCGAACCGTGAGGCGGCGACGCCGCGTGCGGCGTTCAGTCCTTGACGGTGATGCCCATCGACCGGGCGGTGCCGGCGATGATGCGCTCGGCCATGTCCAGGTCGTTGGCGTTCAGGTCGGACATCTTCTTCTCGGCGATCTCGCGCACCTGGGCGCGGGTAACCGAACCGACCTTGGTGGTGTGCGGCACGCCGGAGCCCTTGGCGACACCGGCGGCCTTGATCAGGAGTCGGGCGGCCGGCGGCGTCTTCAGCACGAACGTGAACGAGCGGTCCTCGTACACGCTGATCTGTGCCGGGACGATGTCACCGCGCTGCGACTCGGTCTGGGCGTTGTACGCCTTGCAGAACTCCATGATGTTCACGCCGTGCTGACCCAGCGCGGGACCCACCGGCGGAGCCGGGGTGGCCTGGCCGGCCTTCAGCTGCAGCGTGAACGTCTTGACGAGTTTCTTCTTCGGAGGCATGTCTACTTCCTGGGACTTGTCGACCCGCCGTCTCGGCGGATCAGGGTGGTTTACACCGGACCGGCCGGTGCGTTCGCGCGCACGGTCAGCGCGCGGCACAGGCCGGACGTTCTAGGTTAGCGCATACTCGTACGCGCCTATCCGGCGAGGTGGGACCTTCGCACCGGATGTGACCTGCGACGCGCTGAAACGCCGCGCGGCGGGCCCCCGAAGGGCACCCGCCGCGCGAACACGCTGTCATGCGGAGCTCGCTCCGCGGCCTTAATCGGTCGTCCATCCTGCGCTTCGCTCCGAATGGACACCGAACGGCCGCTCCGACGAGCTTGACCTCAACTAGATCTTGGCGACCTGGTTGAAGTTCAGCTCGACCGGGGTCTCCCGACCGAAGATCGACACCAGCACCTTGAGCTTCTGCTGGTCGGCGTTGATCTCGGAGATCGTGGCCGGCAGCGAGGCGAACGCGCCGTCGGTGACGGTGACCGAGTCGCCGACCTCGAAGTCCAGCACCCGGATCTCGGCCTTGGCCTTCTTCTGGCCGGCGCCGGGCGCCTCGACCGCGGGCAGCAGCCACTTCAGCACCTCGTCGAGGCTCAGCGGCGCCGGGCGGTCGGCCCGGTCCGTCGCGCCGACGAAGCCGGTCACACCCGGGGTGTTGCGCACGCACGAGTACGACTCGGGCGTGAGGTCCATGCGGACCAGCAGGTAACCGGGGAAGACCTTGCTCTGCACCTGGGTGCGCTTGCCGTTCTTGACCTCGACCTCTTCACGGGTCGGCACCTCGACCTGGAAGATGAACTCCTCCATGTCGAGGCTCGTGATCCGGGTCTCGAGGTTGGTCTTGACCTTGTTCTCGTATCCGGCGTAGGAGTGCACGACGTACCAGTCGCCGGGCGCGAACCGCAGCTTCTGGCGCAGCTCCGCGGCCGGGTCGAACTCGTCGTCAGCGGGTGCCGTCTCAAGCGTCGGCTCGTCGGTCACCGCGACCGCGGAGGTCACCTCGGTGTCTTCCGTCTGGGCCGTCTCGTCGTACTCAGGCACGTAGCCGCTCACTTCCGTAGTTTGTGTTACTTCGCTTCGCCGAAGACGAACAGCACGCCCCGGGCGTAGGCGAGATCCAGCAACGTCACGATGGCCATCATGAAGGTCACGAAGATCAGGACTACCGCGGTGTACGTCAGCAGCTCGTTGCGCGTCGGCCAGATGACCTTACGCAGCTCGGCGACGATCTCACGGACAAAACGTCCGATACGGCCGAAGAAGCCGACCTTCTCGGCCTTCTCCGTGCTCTTGACCGCGCGCGAACCCTTGCCGTCGGTCACCTTGCGCGACTTGGTCGCGGTGCCACCGCCGGAGACGCCGGACTCGTCGTCGGAGGCGTCATCGTCGACAGCGTCGTCGAACACGTCGTCAACGTGCTCGGCCGCGGCGTCCTCGCCACGTCGGTTGCTCTCGGCCACTTCGCCCTACTTCCATCTCGCGGGGTGGTGTCGGAACCGTGAAGGGACACGATCCCGTGTGCCCGACGCAGTCGCACGAGGAGCACCTGTCACATCTGGCCCGCCCCCCAGACTGTGGGGGCCGATACGGGCCATACGACCATGGTCCACCAGCCGAGGACGTCACGGAAGACATCCGGTGGGCCGATTCCCATGATCGCCCACCGCGGGCCGGTAGGCCAAAGCCGCAGGGGCGACAGGACTCGAACCTGCAACCTGCGGTTTTGGAGACCGCTGCGCTGCCAATTGCGCCACACCCCTGTGCGGGAAAGAGCACCCTGCCGGAGGCCAAAAACCACCGGCGGAGTTCACTAACCCCACGGCCGACCAGTGTACGGGTAGACAGGCGAGTGGGCCAACTGGCACTCCCTATTTTCTCTCGCCGCCGGTCGGCCGCCCAGCCGAGCAGTCCTCAGATCTGCTTGACCACGACCCTGGCCTGCGCCAACACCTTCTCGCCACCGCAGGTCGCGGTCAGGTCGAAGGTGACCAGCCCGTCCTCGGAGACGCTCTTGATCACCGCGGTGAACTCCACCTCGGTGCCCTCGTCGGTGTCCGGCACCGGCACCGGACGGGTGAATCTGACCCCGATGTCCAGCACCGCGTCTGCGGCGCCGACCCAGCCGGTCACGGCCCGGCCGGCCAGCGCCATGGTGTACATGCCGTGCGCGATCACCCCGGGCAGGCCCACGCCGACGGCGGTGCGCTCGCTCCAGTGGATCGGGTTGAAGTCGCCCGACGCGCCCGCGTAGCGGATCAGGTCGGCCCGGGTCACCCGGAACGTCTGCAGCGGCAGCTGCTGCCCCTTCTCGAACGCCATCTCACTCACCATGCCCTCGGACGACGAGCTTGCACACCACGGTCACCACGGGCTCGCCGGCCGGCGTGGCCAGCTCGGCGCGGGTGGTCAGGAAGTCGTGCCCGCCACGGTGCGTGATGTCGTCGATGCTGCTGACGACCACCAGTTCGTCCCCGGCGACGATCGGACGGCGGTAGGAGAAGCGCTGGTCGCCGTGGACCACGCGGGTGTAGTCCATACCCAGTTCCGGGTCGGTGACGATCTGCTCCATGGCGGCGAAGCTCAGCACGATCGGGAAGGTGGGCGGCGCCACCACGTCGCGGTAGCCGGCCTTCTGCGCGGCCTCCACGTCGTGGTACAGGGCGTCCTCGGCACCGACGGCGGTGGCGAACTCCCTGATCTTCTCGCGGCCCACCTGGTAGGGCTCGGTCGGCGGATAGGTCCGACCGGTGAATGACTGGTCCAACGGCATACCGGTGAACCTATGCCAGCAGGGGGCGGCCCGATGGGCCGCCCCCTGCTGGGAACGTCTGCTGGACCGGAGAGGTCAGCGGGTCTCGCGGTGCGCGGTGTGCTTGCCGCAGCGCGGGCAGAACTTCTTCAGCTCAATCCGATCCGGGTCGTTACGCCGGTTCTTCTTGGTGATGTAGTTCCGCTCCTTGCAGTCCACGCACGCCATGGTGATCTTTGGACGTACGTCAGTCGCCTTGGCCACGGGAGTGCCTTTCTAGAACAAGCTGCTTTAGTTACCGGCATATCAAGATAGACGACGTCCATCCAGACATGCAAAAAGGGTCGCCGTGGCGATCCTTACACCGCGACCAGGGAATACCCCACCGGTCTGCGATCTCGCGTTGACTGGCGACACGCGCCAGCGAATCAACACAACGTAGCGGTGGCCGGAATTGAACCGGCGACACAGCGATTATGAGCCGCTTGCTCTGCCATCTGAGCTACACCGCCGTGGCGGGCACTCCCGGTGGATGCACCGGGAGTCCGGTCGAGCCCCCTTACGGAATCGAACCGTAGACCTTCTCCTTACCATGGAGACGCTCTGCCGACTGAGCTAAGGGGGCGTGCTCGTAGCCAGGTGATTTCCCACCTCGCCGCGCGCCTTGGTAAGAGTACACAACAACGAGCCGCCGTGGAAATCGGGATACCCCCGGCGCGGCGTGCTGTGGTTCAGCCCACCGCGCGCAGCCGCCGGACCTCGCCGAGCGGGGTCGGTTCGGCGTCGGTCTGCGCGCCCAGCCAGGCTTCCAGCCGCTCGTACGGCAGCGGGCGGCTGAACAGGAAGCCCTGCCCGATGTCGCAGCCGATCTCCTCGAGCAGCTCCAGCGTCAGCTCGCTCTCCACGCCCTCGGCCACCACGCTCAGGCCGAAGTGCCGCGAGATGTCCACCACGGCCCGCACGATGGCCAGGTCGCCCGGATCGGTCGCCATGCCCTGCACGAACGAGCGGTCCACCTTCACCTCGTGCACCGGCAGCCGGCGCAGGTACGACAGCGACGAGTAGCCGGTGCCGAAGTCGTCCACGCTCAGGTGCACGCCCAGGTCGTAGAGCCGGCGCAGGGTCGGCAGCAACCGGTCGACCCCGTCCACCACCCCGTCCTCGGTGATCTCCAGGGTCAGCCGGTCGGGTGACACGCCGTACTCCTGGAGCAGGTCGTCGACCCGGTCCGGGAAGGCCGGGTCGACCAGCGTGCGCGGCGAGAGGTTCACCGCGACCGACAGCGGCCGTCCCGCGTCCACCCACTGGCGGGCCCGGCGCAGGCCCTCCCGCATCACCACCTCGGTGAGCCGGGACAGCTGCCCGGTGTGCTCCGCCACCGCGACGAAGTCCTCCGGCTGCACCGCGCCGTGGGTCGGGTGCTCCCAGCGGGCCAGGCACTCCACGCCGACCAGGCGGCGGTCCCGCAGGGTCACCTTGGGCTGGAAGTAGACCTCCAGCTCGTCGTTGTCCAGGGCGCGGCGCAGGTCCCCGGCCAGGCCGAGCCGGCGCACCGAGCGCGACTCCAGCGCCAGGTCGAACAGCTGCACCCCGCCGGCCAGCGATTTCGCCGCGTGGGTGGCCACGTCGGCGCGCTGCAGCAGCGTCGCCGGGTCGGAGCCGTGCTCCGGGTGCAGGCTCACCCCGACCGCGGTGTCCACGTCCAGGGTCAGCGAGCCGAACGTCATCGGGTCCTGCAGCTGCCCGCGCAGCTCCGCCGCGAGTTCCAGGGCGGCCTCGGCGTTGGGCAGGCGCAGCGTCACCACGAACTCGTCGCCGCCGACCCGGCCCACCAGCGCCGCCGGCGGCGACAGGGTGCGCAGCCGCGTCGCGACCTCGGCCAGCAGCTGGTCACCGGCGGCGTGGCCGAGCGAGTCGTTGACGTCGCGCAGCCCGTCGACGTCGAACATCAGCACCGCCACGACCTCGCCCGGCGCCCGCACCCGCACCGCCTCCTCCAGCGCCTGGCTGATCCGGCGGCGGTTGGGCAGGGCGGTCAGCGCGTCGTGGTAGGCGTCGAAGCGCAGCCGGTCGACGAGCCGGTTGTTCTCCACCGCCACCGCGGCGTGCGCGGCCACGGCCTCCAGCAGGCGCACGTCCCCGGGGCCGAAGTTGAGGTTGTCGCCCAGCCGGCCCGCCACCTCGAGCGTGCCGATCACCGCGGAGCTGGCGCGCAGCGGCACGATGATGGCGTCCTTGGTGCCGAACTCACGCAGCTGGGAGCGCGAGACGTCGTCACCGAGCTTGGCGCCCGCCGCCACGGTCTGGCCGGTCTCCACCGCCTGCTTGCGCAGCGACTCCGGGGCGCCGGCCACGTCGAGCAGCCCCTTGTCATCGGCGCGGGCGCTGAGCAGCACCTCCGGGTGGCGGCCCTGGGCGGGCAGCCACAGCGTGGCGTACTCGGCCTGCAGCAGCTGGCGCACCCGGGCCAGCAGGACGTCAGGCAGCGTGCCGTCGGGCGGCGTCTCCGAGATCGCCCCGGTGAGGTCGTAGATCTCGGTCAGGGTGCGGTTCTGGTTCATGGACTTCGCATAGCACCGGTAGGCCACCACGAAGAACGCGACCAGCACCGCCATCAGCAGGAAGGCGGCGATGCCCTCCCGCAGGATCAGCAGCACGGCCAGCCCGACCGAGGCGTTGATGACCGCGACGATGACGCTGGGCAGCAGCGTCGAGGCCGTCTCCTGCGGCGCGAAGCGGCCCTGCACCAGGGTGATCACGCCGATCACCGCGGCCATCGAGACGAGGTGGCTCACCAGCACCGCGACGACCAGGACCAGCCAACTACTGGGTCTCTCGGGGTCGATCGGGCCCCAGCGCAGGACGACCAGGTTGGCGCAGGCGACGCTCGCGCCCATGGAGGTCGTGTTGAAGATCGCCTTCACCGGCACCGCGCGTCTGTGCACCTGCACCAGCGCGTGGGCGGCGATGCGCACCAGGAGCAGGGTCACCGGCGGCAGATAGGCCAGGGCCAGCAGGAACGGGATGTCGGCGAGCGAGATGACGAACCCGTGGCGGCGCACCTCGAATTGCAGCGTGGTCATCTCGGCACCGAGGAACAGCACGAAGAAGACCAGGCCCAGCAGCCAGGCACCGTAAGGCTGGTCGTCCCACCGGAAGACGAGCGCGGTCAGTCCGAGCGTCAGCAGGGCCAAGGGGCCGGTGATCAGCCAGGCAAGCTCGGCAGAGCGCCTCACTCGTCGATCAGAACTGCTGGCCACCGCCGCCCGTCCGTTCCACTCGCGCCTGCCGACCCAACGGCGGCAATGCTCAGGTCCAGTCGACCGTTAGCTCCTCGAACCCGGTCCAGGGCCGGCGCGCGTCGAGGCCGCCCTTCACGGTGCTGGGGTCTTCGGCCGTGCCGTCCGCCCCGAATGCCGGAATCACCGTCCAGTCGACGGTCTGCGTCGTGCTCTCGTCACCGACCCTCGTCCAGTCCACCGTTTCAGCGTGGGCCGAGGCCGGGCTCCCCGCGCCGAGCACGGCGACGCCGAGAGCCGCGATAATCGCACTGCGGCTCATCAAGCGGCCAAGCCTGCTTGTACGCATCGTCGACTCCATAGGACAGCAGAAAGGTCAGGGGGCTGTCATGGATCGTGCCACAACCGCGTATGCCGGAGGAAGCCCGCAGGGCGTGCCACGCCGCCGACACGCGGATTTCTAGCCGTTCGGTCGTGATTCGCGTGTCCGGCAGAACCAAACCTCCTGACGGCAGGAGCATGAAGCAACACTGTACGTCTCGGGCTCTGCCCCGGATAGACTTCTGCGACCGTTCGAACATGTGTACGATACGCGCCATGATGCGACTGGTAGAGCACCGATGGAACGGCACCACCGCCAGCTACCGACGCCAGGACGTGTTCCTGCGCGTCAACCCGGCGGGGCCGTGGGAGGTCGAGCACCGCCGGCACGGCAGGTCCGTGATGCGGGAGTACGCCACCGAGCGGGAGGCCCGGCGGGTCGCCGACGGCCTGTGCGCCCAGGGTGAGTGGCGCAACCTGGAGCACCTGCACCGCTGACCGCGCGCCCGGGACGCCACCGCGAGGCGCCCCGGTCGCCGAGGC contains these protein-coding regions:
- the rpmG gene encoding 50S ribosomal protein L33, producing MAKATDVRPKITMACVDCKERNYITKKNRRNDPDRIELKKFCPRCGKHTAHRETR
- a CDS encoding MaoC family dehydratase, which produces MAFEKGQQLPLQTFRVTRADLIRYAGASGDFNPIHWSERTAVGVGLPGVIAHGMYTMALAGRAVTGWVGAADAVLDIGVRFTRPVPVPDTDEGTEVEFTAVIKSVSEDGLVTFDLTATCGGEKVLAQARVVVKQI
- the secE gene encoding preprotein translocase subunit SecE — encoded protein: MAESNRRGEDAAAEHVDDVFDDAVDDDASDDESGVSGGGTATKSRKVTDGKGSRAVKSTEKAEKVGFFGRIGRFVREIVAELRKVIWPTRNELLTYTAVVLIFVTFMMAIVTLLDLAYARGVLFVFGEAK
- a CDS encoding putative bifunctional diguanylate cyclase/phosphodiesterase, whose amino-acid sequence is MRRSAELAWLITGPLALLTLGLTALVFRWDDQPYGAWLLGLVFFVLFLGAEMTTLQFEVRRHGFVISLADIPFLLALAYLPPVTLLLVRIAAHALVQVHRRAVPVKAIFNTTSMGASVACANLVVLRWGPIDPERPSSWLVLVVAVLVSHLVSMAAVIGVITLVQGRFAPQETASTLLPSVIVAVINASVGLAVLLILREGIAAFLLMAVLVAFFVVAYRCYAKSMNQNRTLTEIYDLTGAISETPPDGTLPDVLLARVRQLLQAEYATLWLPAQGRHPEVLLSARADDKGLLDVAGAPESLRKQAVETGQTVAAGAKLGDDVSRSQLREFGTKDAIIVPLRASSAVIGTLEVAGRLGDNLNFGPGDVRLLEAVAAHAAVAVENNRLVDRLRFDAYHDALTALPNRRRISQALEEAVRVRAPGEVVAVLMFDVDGLRDVNDSLGHAAGDQLLAEVATRLRTLSPPAALVGRVGGDEFVVTLRLPNAEAALELAAELRGQLQDPMTFGSLTLDVDTAVGVSLHPEHGSDPATLLQRADVATHAAKSLAGGVQLFDLALESRSVRRLGLAGDLRRALDNDELEVYFQPKVTLRDRRLVGVECLARWEHPTHGAVQPEDFVAVAEHTGQLSRLTEVVMREGLRRARQWVDAGRPLSVAVNLSPRTLVDPAFPDRVDDLLQEYGVSPDRLTLEITEDGVVDGVDRLLPTLRRLYDLGVHLSVDDFGTGYSSLSYLRRLPVHEVKVDRSFVQGMATDPGDLAIVRAVVDISRHFGLSVVAEGVESELTLELLEEIGCDIGQGFLFSRPLPYERLEAWLGAQTDAEPTPLGEVRRLRAVG
- a CDS encoding MaoC family dehydratase N-terminal domain-containing protein; this translates as MPLDQSFTGRTYPPTEPYQVGREKIREFATAVGAEDALYHDVEAAQKAGYRDVVAPPTFPIVLSFAAMEQIVTDPELGMDYTRVVHGDQRFSYRRPIVAGDELVVVSSIDDITHRGGHDFLTTRAELATPAGEPVVTVVCKLVVRGHGE
- the rplK gene encoding 50S ribosomal protein L11 produces the protein MPPKKKLVKTFTLQLKAGQATPAPPVGPALGQHGVNIMEFCKAYNAQTESQRGDIVPAQISVYEDRSFTFVLKTPPAARLLIKAAGVAKGSGVPHTTKVGSVTRAQVREIAEKKMSDLNANDLDMAERIIAGTARSMGITVKD
- the rplA gene encoding 50S ribosomal protein L1, which encodes MKHGKSYNSSAEQVDRDKLYTPVEAIKLAKGTTKVKFDATVEVAMRLGVDPRKADQMVRGVVNLPHGTGKTARVIVFASGEKAAEATAAGADAVGTDELVARIQEGWLDFDAAIATPDQMAKIGRIARILGPRGLMPNPKTGTVTMDIAKAVSDIKGGKITFRVDKHSNLHLIIGKASFTAEQLVDNYAAVLEEVLRSKPSASKGKYLKKVFVTTTMGPGIPVDPNVTRNIQENPEA
- the nusG gene encoding transcription termination/antitermination protein NusG, which gives rise to MPEYDETAQTEDTEVTSAVAVTDEPTLETAPADDEFDPAAELRQKLRFAPGDWYVVHSYAGYENKVKTNLETRITSLDMEEFIFQVEVPTREEVEVKNGKRTQVQSKVFPGYLLVRMDLTPESYSCVRNTPGVTGFVGATDRADRPAPLSLDEVLKWLLPAVEAPGAGQKKAKAEIRVLDFEVGDSVTVTDGAFASLPATISEINADQQKLKVLVSIFGRETPVELNFNQVAKI